The following coding sequences lie in one Amycolatopsis cihanbeyliensis genomic window:
- a CDS encoding trypsin-like serine peptidase, whose amino-acid sequence MKRYLSRPGALLAAAALALTASTVPAAADTTAVRHLAGPAQAVTDFWTPERMASAVPLDPPLATPRAAGAAGATVAAGAPTVVPPSVATFPTTGEPWAGGGAVAQTAGRVFFTMDGRAASCSGDAVTSGNRSVALTAGHCVKYQGTWHTDWIFVPGYDDGQAPFGEWVAKATLTTPQWEASEDINHDVGAAVVEPLDGRSLTDVVGGQGVAFNQQRDQDMYAFGYPAADPYDGSTLIHCSGSTFTDFLLSSDHGMSCDMTGGSSGGPWFLRFDEATGLGVQSSVNSFGYTFLPGYLFGPYFGAEAQELYERAAAM is encoded by the coding sequence ATGAAGCGATACCTTTCCCGGCCCGGAGCGTTACTGGCGGCGGCCGCGCTGGCCCTGACCGCGTCCACCGTTCCCGCCGCCGCGGACACCACCGCCGTGCGGCACCTGGCGGGACCGGCACAGGCGGTGACCGACTTCTGGACCCCGGAACGGATGGCCTCCGCCGTCCCGCTGGACCCGCCGCTGGCCACGCCGCGGGCCGCCGGTGCCGCGGGAGCCACCGTGGCCGCGGGGGCGCCCACGGTGGTGCCGCCGAGTGTGGCGACCTTCCCGACCACGGGCGAGCCGTGGGCGGGCGGCGGCGCGGTGGCCCAGACCGCGGGCCGGGTGTTCTTCACCATGGACGGGCGCGCGGCTTCCTGTAGTGGGGACGCCGTCACCAGCGGTAACCGCAGCGTGGCGCTGACGGCCGGGCACTGCGTCAAGTACCAGGGCACCTGGCACACAGACTGGATCTTCGTCCCCGGTTACGACGACGGGCAGGCACCCTTCGGCGAATGGGTGGCGAAGGCCACGCTGACCACCCCGCAGTGGGAGGCGAGCGAGGACATCAACCACGACGTGGGCGCGGCCGTGGTGGAGCCGCTGGACGGGCGGAGCCTCACCGACGTGGTCGGCGGTCAGGGTGTGGCCTTCAATCAGCAGCGTGACCAGGACATGTATGCCTTCGGCTACCCCGCGGCCGACCCGTACGACGGGAGCACGCTGATCCACTGCAGCGGGAGCACCTTCACCGACTTCCTGCTCAGCTCCGATCACGGCATGAGCTGTGACATGACCGGCGGGTCCAGCGGCGGGCCGTGGTTCCTGCGGTTCGACGAGGCGACCGGGCTCGGGGTGCAGAGCTCGGTGAACAGCTTCGGCTACACCTTCCTGCCCGGCTACCTGTTCGGCCCCTACTTCGGCGCCGAGGCCCAGGAGCTGTACGAGCGGGCGGCTGCCATGTAA
- a CDS encoding glutamate synthase subunit beta yields the protein MADPTGFLSYERQEPPKRPKDERVHDWQEVYADLGQDERNEQVRVQAARCMDCGVPFCHSGSAGCPLGNLIPEWNDLVRRGDWAAASERLHATNNFPEFTGKLCPAPCEAGCVLSISPLAGGPVAIKRVEATIADQSWEAGHVRPQSATVATGQRVAVVGSGPAGLAAAQQLTRAGHEVTVFERDDRLGGLLRYGIPEFKMEKKVLDRRLAQLRKEGTTFVTHCEVGVDLTVEELRERFDAVVLAVGALRGRDDTSTPGRELAGVHLAMEHLVPANKQCEGDGPTTIDAAGKHVVIIGGGDTGADCYGTATRQGALSVTQLDQYPLPPSTRDDERSPWPTWPYILRTYPVHEEKGERRFAVAVKRFVGDEHGRLRAIALQRVRVGRNRETGRREVVPVSDEVEEIPADLVLLAIGFEGVERMRLLDDLELPLSPRGTLSCGPDWQTSAPGVFVCGDAHRGASLIVWAIAEGRSVAHAVDSYLTGASELPAPVHPTALPLAAI from the coding sequence GTGGCTGATCCGACCGGTTTTCTCAGCTACGAACGCCAGGAGCCGCCGAAGCGGCCGAAGGACGAGCGGGTGCACGACTGGCAGGAGGTCTATGCCGACCTCGGCCAGGACGAGCGCAACGAGCAGGTGCGGGTGCAGGCCGCCCGGTGCATGGACTGCGGTGTCCCGTTCTGCCATTCCGGAAGCGCGGGCTGCCCGCTGGGCAACCTGATTCCGGAGTGGAACGACCTGGTGCGTCGCGGCGACTGGGCTGCGGCGAGCGAACGGCTGCACGCCACGAACAACTTCCCCGAGTTCACCGGGAAGCTGTGCCCCGCGCCGTGCGAGGCCGGTTGCGTGCTCTCCATCTCCCCGCTGGCCGGCGGGCCGGTGGCGATCAAGCGGGTCGAGGCCACCATTGCCGACCAGTCCTGGGAAGCGGGCCACGTGCGCCCGCAGTCCGCCACGGTGGCCACCGGGCAACGGGTGGCCGTGGTCGGTTCCGGTCCGGCCGGGCTGGCCGCGGCGCAGCAGCTGACCAGGGCGGGGCACGAGGTCACCGTGTTCGAACGGGACGACCGGCTCGGCGGGCTGCTGCGGTACGGCATCCCCGAGTTCAAGATGGAGAAGAAGGTGCTGGACCGCAGGCTGGCGCAGCTGCGGAAGGAAGGCACCACCTTCGTGACACACTGCGAGGTGGGCGTCGACCTGACGGTGGAGGAGCTGCGCGAGCGCTTCGACGCGGTGGTGCTTGCCGTGGGTGCGCTGCGCGGGCGGGACGACACCAGCACGCCCGGCAGGGAACTCGCCGGTGTGCACCTGGCCATGGAGCACCTGGTGCCGGCCAACAAGCAGTGCGAGGGCGACGGGCCCACCACGATCGATGCCGCCGGCAAGCATGTGGTGATCATCGGGGGCGGGGACACCGGGGCGGACTGCTACGGCACCGCGACCCGGCAGGGCGCGCTCTCGGTCACCCAGCTCGACCAGTACCCGCTTCCACCGTCCACAAGGGATGATGAGCGATCGCCGTGGCCGACCTGGCCGTACATCCTGCGCACCTACCCGGTGCACGAGGAGAAGGGTGAGCGCAGGTTCGCGGTGGCGGTCAAGCGGTTCGTCGGCGACGAGCACGGCCGGCTGCGGGCGATCGCACTGCAACGGGTGCGGGTCGGCCGGAACCGGGAGACCGGGCGCCGCGAGGTCGTGCCGGTCAGTGACGAGGTGGAGGAGATCCCCGCCGATCTGGTGCTGCTGGCCATCGGGTTCGAGGGCGTGGAGCGGATGCGCCTGCTCGACGACCTCGAGCTCCCGCTGAGCCCGCGGGGCACGCTGTCCTGCGGGCCGGACTGGCAGACCTCGGCACCGGGCGTCTTCGTGTGCGGGGACGCGCACCGGGGTGCCTCGCTGATCGTGTGGGCGATCGCGGAGGGCCGTTCGGTCGCGCACGCGGTCGACTCGTATCTCACCGGAGCCTCGGAGCTTCCGGCGCCCGTGCATCCCACCGCCCTGCCACTCGCCGCGATCTGA